A portion of the Fusobacterium perfoetens ATCC 29250 genome contains these proteins:
- a CDS encoding aldose epimerase family protein, giving the protein MEITEKYFGITKKNEEVKAYTLKNEFLEVEILNYGGIIRKIMTPDKNGNFENVVLGFDNIEDYEKKVGIHFGAIVGRNAGRIKDGLLIINEKKYELEKNNGNNNLHGYPEHYAAKVWNVEKKQDKDKSSLVLTRVSPHLEANFPGEINLKVVYTLNKNVLEISYEGIPDRDTYINLTNHSYFNLSGDLKEVVDNQIIELHCDEYVEVDEVTLPVKISKVDNTIMDMRKGKRFSEIFNSNAEQIKIVGNGLDHPFIFNGRDEIVAKFTDEKSGRIMEVITDQPVGVIYTGNYVKGAEVLSNNIKAENHMGFCIETQDYPDVIKFLPEKAKIYNKNNVYKQKTKFIFSLNRQK; this is encoded by the coding sequence ATGGAAATTACAGAAAAATATTTTGGAATTACTAAAAAAAATGAAGAAGTTAAAGCTTACACTTTAAAAAATGAGTTTTTAGAAGTTGAAATTTTAAATTATGGAGGAATTATAAGAAAAATAATGACTCCTGACAAAAATGGAAATTTTGAAAATGTAGTATTAGGTTTTGATAATATAGAAGATTATGAAAAAAAAGTTGGAATTCATTTTGGAGCTATAGTTGGAAGAAATGCTGGAAGAATAAAAGATGGATTACTAATAATAAATGAAAAAAAATATGAACTTGAAAAAAATAATGGAAATAATAATTTACATGGTTATCCAGAGCACTATGCTGCAAAAGTTTGGAATGTAGAAAAAAAACAAGATAAAGATAAATCAAGTTTAGTTTTAACAAGAGTTTCTCCTCATTTAGAGGCTAATTTCCCAGGAGAGATAAATTTAAAAGTAGTTTATACTTTAAATAAAAATGTTTTAGAAATAAGTTATGAAGGAATTCCAGATAGAGATACTTATATAAATCTTACAAATCATTCATATTTTAATTTAAGTGGAGATTTAAAAGAAGTAGTGGATAATCAAATAATAGAACTTCATTGTGATGAATATGTAGAAGTTGATGAAGTTACATTACCTGTAAAAATATCTAAAGTTGATAACACTATAATGGATATGAGAAAAGGTAAGAGATTTTCTGAAATATTTAATTCAAATGCTGAACAAATAAAAATAGTTGGAAATGGTTTGGACCATCCATTTATATTTAATGGAAGAGATGAAATAGTTGCAAAATTTACAGATGAAAAATCTGGAAGAATTATGGAGGTTATTACAGACCAACCAGTAGGAGTTATATATACAGGAAATTATGTAAAAGGAGCTGAAGTACTATCAAATAATATAAAAGCTGAAAATCATATGGGATTTTGTATAGAAACACAAGATTATCCAGATGTTATAAAATTTTTACCAGAAAAAGCAAAAATATATAATAAAAATAATGTTTATAAACAAAAAACAAAGTTTATTTTTAGCTTGAATAGACAAAAATAA
- a CDS encoding FeoA family protein, with protein sequence MVIPLAFAEENKILKIIEISDKCKNKKSLLEKGFCSGKEIILKNSSCGNFIVDINGCQYILGFGYAKNILVE encoded by the coding sequence ATGGTTATTCCCTTAGCCTTTGCTGAAGAAAATAAAATTTTAAAAATTATAGAAATTTCAGATAAATGTAAAAATAAAAAATCACTTTTGGAAAAAGGATTTTGTTCTGGTAAAGAAATCATTTTAAAAAATAGTTCTTGTGGTAATTTTATTGTTGACATTAATGGATGTCAATATATTTTAGGTTTCGGTTATGCTAAAAATATATTAGTTGAGTAG
- a CDS encoding FeoA family protein, translated as MNLTELKKGETARIIKIGKIGELKKRLIEMGITPGEIIKFDRNAPLGDPQEFLVKENGISIRKEDAKNIEIELVK; from the coding sequence ATGAATTTAACAGAACTAAAAAAAGGAGAGACAGCTAGAATTATTAAAATAGGAAAAATTGGCGAATTAAAAAAAAGACTTATAGAAATGGGAATAACTCCAGGAGAAATTATAAAATTTGATAGAAATGCTCCATTAGGTGACCCTCAAGAATTTTTAGTTAAAGAAAATGGTATTTCTATAAGAAAAGAAGATGCAAAAAATATTGAAATTGAATTAGTCAAATAA
- the galT gene encoding UDP-glucose--hexose-1-phosphate uridylyltransferase — protein MTNIYVEIEKLLNYAIFHNFIEKEDKIYFRNKLLASLNIDSYENIEETEENVKNLPIENSYDILNRICDWATENHLIEGTFDERDLLDTKVIGELIPRPSEIIKNFFTDYKESPKKATDNYYAFSQNTNYIRVDRIAKNLHWYSNTEYGNLEITINLSKPEKDPRDIAKAKLAPQSSYPKCLLCKENEGYQGRINHPARQNHRIIPLTLTNEPWFLQYSPYVYYNEHCILFSGEHRPMKIDRGSFERVLEFVDIFPHYFVGSNADLPIVGGSILTHDHFQGGCHEFPMALAKAEKTYTIKGYEDITVEKVYWPMSVVRLRGNSKERLVELSDKILLKWRNYSDESCDILAFSGETPHNTITPIARRKGNDYEIDLVLRNNRTTEEFPLGIFHPHKELHNIKKENIGLIEVMGLAVLPGRLKEELSILEDLLVKENSLEFIEKNEKVQKHLDWCKNILEKHSNINSNNVGKILKEEVGITFSKVLEDAGVYKQTEEGKKGFDRFIESL, from the coding sequence ATGACAAATATCTATGTAGAAATTGAAAAATTATTAAACTATGCTATTTTTCATAATTTTATAGAAAAAGAAGATAAAATATATTTTAGAAATAAACTTTTAGCTTCTCTTAATATAGATTCTTATGAAAATATAGAAGAAACTGAAGAAAATGTAAAAAATCTTCCAATAGAAAATTCTTATGATATTCTTAACAGAATTTGTGATTGGGCTACTGAAAATCATTTAATAGAAGGAACTTTTGACGAAAGAGATTTACTTGATACAAAAGTTATAGGAGAATTAATCCCTAGACCTAGTGAAATTATTAAAAATTTCTTTACAGATTATAAAGAATCTCCTAAAAAAGCAACTGATAATTATTATGCTTTCTCTCAAAATACAAATTATATTAGAGTAGATAGAATAGCTAAAAATCTTCATTGGTATTCAAATACTGAGTATGGTAATTTAGAAATAACTATAAATCTTTCTAAACCAGAAAAAGACCCAAGAGATATAGCAAAAGCTAAACTTGCCCCTCAATCTTCTTATCCTAAATGTCTATTATGTAAAGAAAATGAAGGATATCAAGGAAGAATAAATCATCCAGCAAGACAAAATCATAGAATAATTCCTTTAACATTAACTAATGAACCTTGGTTCTTGCAATATTCTCCATATGTTTATTATAATGAACATTGTATATTATTCTCTGGAGAACATAGACCTATGAAAATTGACAGAGGAAGTTTTGAAAGAGTATTAGAATTTGTAGATATATTCCCTCACTATTTTGTTGGTTCTAACGCTGATTTACCAATAGTTGGAGGTTCTATTTTAACTCATGACCATTTCCAAGGTGGTTGTCATGAATTCCCAATGGCTTTAGCTAAAGCTGAAAAAACTTATACTATAAAAGGTTATGAAGATATAACAGTTGAAAAAGTATATTGGCCTATGTCAGTAGTAAGATTAAGAGGAAATTCAAAAGAAAGATTGGTTGAATTATCTGATAAAATTTTATTAAAATGGAGAAACTATTCTGATGAATCTTGTGATATTTTAGCTTTCTCAGGAGAAACTCCTCATAATACTATAACTCCAATAGCAAGAAGAAAAGGAAATGACTATGAAATTGATTTAGTTTTAAGAAATAATAGAACTACTGAAGAATTTCCATTAGGAATTTTCCATCCTCACAAAGAATTACATAATATCAAAAAAGAAAATATAGGTCTTATTGAAGTTATGGGACTTGCAGTATTACCTGGAAGATTAAAAGAGGAACTTTCAATACTAGAAGATTTATTAGTAAAAGAAAATTCTCTTGAATTTATAGAAAAAAATGAAAAAGTTCAAAAACATTTAGATTGGTGTAAAAATATTTTAGAAAAACATTCTAATATAAATTCTAATAATGTGGGAAAAATATTAAAAGAAGAAGTTGGTATTACATTCTCAAAAGTATTAGAGGATGCTGGAGTTTATAAACAAACCGAAGAAGGAAAAAAAGGATTTGATAGATTTATTGAATCATTATAA
- a CDS encoding tRNA 2-thiocytidine biosynthesis TtcA family protein — MIKINNIKELNSMKIDNYYFEVLENTIKISNKKEKYEININYRNDNIISTLETIKKLTEIKISLDKFQEREILSYIESKGFNKTLWNSIGKAMHKFNMIESGDKIAVGISGGKDSLVLFNSLIRIKKIANIDFEIVPIHIHMKEDTSDLTELKKYIEKFGYNLQVIETNLKNLVVGETKEKNPCFLCGRIRRGILYTTMKNQNLNKLALGHHKDDIVETFLLNIIYQGNRNIMKPSYFSEEHQVQIIRPLAFVEEKNIISYSKKLSLPILEEKCPYESSADSKRLKIKNIIKDISLENPDVRSIILNSIEDLF, encoded by the coding sequence ATGATAAAAATTAATAATATAAAAGAACTTAATTCTATGAAAATAGATAATTATTATTTTGAAGTTTTAGAAAATACAATAAAAATTTCTAATAAAAAAGAAAAATATGAAATAAATATCAATTATAGGAATGATAATATTATTTCTACATTAGAAACGATTAAAAAACTTACTGAAATTAAAATCTCTCTTGATAAATTTCAAGAGAGAGAAATTTTATCTTATATAGAAAGTAAAGGCTTTAATAAAACACTATGGAATTCTATTGGTAAAGCCATGCATAAATTTAATATGATAGAATCTGGAGATAAAATTGCTGTGGGAATATCTGGGGGAAAAGATAGTCTTGTTCTTTTTAACTCACTTATTAGAATTAAAAAAATTGCTAATATAGATTTTGAAATAGTTCCTATCCATATTCACATGAAAGAAGATACATCTGACCTCACAGAATTAAAAAAATATATTGAAAAGTTTGGTTATAATTTACAAGTAATAGAAACTAATTTAAAAAATTTAGTTGTTGGAGAAACAAAAGAAAAAAATCCTTGTTTTCTTTGTGGTAGAATAAGAAGAGGAATATTATACACTACTATGAAAAACCAAAATCTAAATAAATTAGCTCTTGGACATCATAAAGATGATATAGTAGAAACATTCCTATTAAATATAATTTATCAAGGAAATAGAAATATTATGAAGCCTAGTTATTTTTCTGAAGAACATCAAGTTCAAATAATAAGACCTCTAGCTTTTGTAGAAGAAAAAAATATAATTAGTTATTCTAAAAAACTTTCTTTACCTATATTAGAAGAAAAATGTCCTTATGAAAGTAGTGCAGATTCAAAAAGATTAAAAATCAAAAATATTATTAAGGATATTTCTTTAGAAAATCCTGATGTGAGAAGTATTATTTTAAATAGTATTGAAGATTTATTTTAA
- the mglB gene encoding galactose/glucose ABC transporter substrate-binding protein MglB: protein MKKTGLLLGAIVLAAGLVGCGGEKKTEEAPKLRVGLTAYKYDDNFIALFRKVVSEEAGKVADKVDLQMNDSQNSQTTQNEQIDVMLSKGVDALAINLVDPAAGEVVINKIKPTGVPVVFYNRRPSEAVMNSYDKAYYVGIDPNAQGIAQGELVAKLWKENPALDLNGDGVIQYVMLKGEPGHPDAEARTIYSIKTLNEMGIKTEELHLDTAMWDTAMAKDKMDAWLSGPNGNKIEVILCNNDGMALGAIESQKAFGKSLPVFGVDALPEALVKIEAGEMAGTVLNDAKGQGKGTFDIAVNLAAGKDAVEGTDLVLENRVLLVPSIGIDKTNVAEYK from the coding sequence ATGAAAAAAACAGGATTATTATTAGGAGCTATTGTACTAGCTGCAGGATTAGTAGGATGTGGAGGAGAAAAGAAAACTGAGGAAGCACCTAAATTAAGAGTAGGGCTTACAGCTTATAAATATGATGATAACTTTATAGCTTTATTTAGAAAAGTAGTTTCTGAAGAAGCTGGAAAAGTAGCAGATAAAGTAGACCTTCAAATGAATGACTCTCAAAATAGCCAAACAACTCAAAATGAGCAAATAGATGTTATGTTATCAAAAGGAGTAGATGCTTTAGCTATAAACCTAGTTGACCCAGCTGCTGGTGAAGTTGTTATAAATAAAATAAAACCTACAGGAGTTCCAGTAGTATTCTACAACAGAAGACCATCTGAAGCTGTAATGAACTCTTATGATAAAGCTTATTATGTAGGAATTGACCCTAATGCTCAAGGAATAGCTCAAGGAGAATTAGTAGCTAAATTATGGAAAGAAAATCCAGCTTTAGATTTAAACGGAGATGGAGTTATTCAATATGTAATGCTTAAAGGAGAACCAGGACATCCAGATGCTGAAGCAAGAACAATTTATTCTATAAAAACTCTTAACGAAATGGGAATTAAAACAGAAGAATTACACCTAGATACAGCTATGTGGGATACAGCTATGGCTAAAGACAAAATGGATGCATGGTTATCAGGACCTAATGGAAATAAAATAGAAGTTATTTTATGTAACAATGATGGAATGGCTTTAGGAGCAATTGAATCTCAAAAAGCATTTGGAAAATCATTACCAGTATTTGGTGTTGATGCATTACCAGAAGCTTTAGTTAAAATAGAAGCTGGAGAAATGGCAGGAACAGTTCTAAATGACGCTAAAGGACAAGGAAAAGGAACATTTGATATAGCTGTAAACTTAGCAGCTGGAAAAGATGCTGTTGAAGGAACAGATTTAGTTCTTGAAAATAGAGTATTATTAGTTCCAAGTATTGGAATAGATAAAACAAATGTTGCTGAATATAAATAA
- a CDS encoding ROK family protein, with translation MKENIREEEILKIIKESGEISRLELSEKFDLTLARISKVVKKLLEKKMVIEKTVGESTGGRPPVYLSINNENFKNILGINFTSNQYLYITHGTISGEIIRKRKIIFDSQESEDALEFIDKIIKKEMKTSRNIGVISIVMTGVIDEEKGLSVMAPHYKLKTPKIVEYFEREYNIPVLLENDVRAMALVEKQIGSCKNTENFVILNICEGIGSTSCIERKVYRGYNSMAGEIGHIVINPSSIRKCSCGKRGCLEAESSEKAIIKKITSEIKIGKYSILKDILKERELNIRDILFGIKKKDFLVIQVMTEAMEHIARGLNILISMLDPEKIILVGEMFSSKFLMDTLKFELNKISLDIQKCGIEPTKLGEDLYFYCPIAVVVENIFENKIFTEKFIKN, from the coding sequence ATGAAAGAAAATATTAGAGAAGAAGAAATTTTAAAAATAATTAAAGAATCTGGAGAAATATCAAGATTAGAACTTTCTGAAAAATTTGATTTAACTTTAGCTAGAATTTCTAAAGTTGTAAAGAAACTCCTAGAGAAAAAAATGGTAATAGAAAAAACTGTTGGAGAATCAACAGGAGGAAGACCACCAGTTTATCTTTCTATAAATAATGAAAATTTTAAAAATATTTTGGGTATCAATTTTACATCAAATCAATATTTATATATTACTCATGGAACAATAAGTGGAGAAATTATAAGAAAAAGAAAAATTATTTTTGATAGTCAAGAGAGTGAAGATGCTTTAGAGTTTATAGATAAAATAATAAAAAAAGAAATGAAAACCTCTAGAAATATTGGAGTTATTTCTATAGTAATGACAGGAGTAATAGATGAAGAAAAAGGACTTTCAGTTATGGCTCCTCATTATAAATTAAAAACTCCAAAAATAGTTGAATATTTTGAAAGAGAGTATAATATACCAGTTCTCCTAGAAAATGATGTTAGAGCAATGGCACTTGTAGAAAAACAAATAGGAAGTTGTAAAAATACAGAAAATTTTGTTATTCTTAATATTTGTGAAGGAATTGGAAGTACTAGTTGTATAGAAAGAAAAGTTTATAGAGGATACAATTCTATGGCTGGGGAAATAGGACATATAGTTATAAACCCTAGTAGTATTAGAAAATGCTCTTGTGGAAAAAGAGGTTGTTTAGAAGCTGAATCTTCAGAAAAAGCTATTATAAAAAAAATAACTTCTGAAATAAAAATAGGAAAATATAGTATATTAAAAGATATATTAAAAGAAAGAGAATTAAATATAAGAGATATTTTATTTGGAATAAAGAAAAAAGATTTTTTAGTTATACAAGTTATGACAGAAGCTATGGAACATATAGCTAGAGGGCTTAATATATTAATTTCTATGTTAGACCCTGAAAAAATTATACTTGTGGGAGAGATGTTTTCTAGCAAATTTTTAATGGATACTTTAAAATTTGAACTAAATAAAATATCTTTAGATATACAAAAATGTGGAATAGAACCTACTAAATTAGGAGAAGATTTATATTTTTATTGCCCAATAGCAGTAGTTGTAGAAAATATTTTTGAAAATAAAATTTTTACTGAAAAATTTATAAAAAATTAG
- a CDS encoding tRNA lysidine(34) synthetase → MKEIKVNLRENNLKEDTFLESIRTSYRKKIWSKFVKAINDFDLIEDGDKIAVGVSGGKDSLLLCKLFQELKRDKSKNFEVTFISMNPGFEAMDIEQFKKNLEILNIPCHIFNSDVWEIAFREDPENPCFLCAKMRRGVLYNKIEELGFTKLALGHHFDDIVETALINMFYAGTIKTMVPKVPSTSGKLSVIRPMAYIKEEDIISYTKRNNIQAMGCGCPVESGKTDSKRKEIKNLLKELESKNKNIKQSIFNSLKNINLDFIMGYTRGNKNDKN, encoded by the coding sequence ATGAAAGAAATAAAAGTAAATCTTAGAGAAAATAATTTAAAAGAAGATACTTTTTTAGAAAGTATTAGAACTAGTTACAGAAAAAAAATTTGGTCTAAATTTGTAAAAGCTATAAATGATTTTGATTTAATCGAAGATGGAGATAAAATAGCTGTTGGAGTTTCTGGGGGAAAAGATAGTCTTTTACTTTGTAAACTTTTCCAAGAATTAAAAAGAGATAAAAGCAAAAATTTTGAAGTTACTTTCATAAGTATGAATCCAGGTTTTGAAGCTATGGATATTGAACAATTTAAAAAAAATCTTGAAATTTTAAATATCCCTTGTCATATTTTTAATTCAGATGTTTGGGAAATTGCTTTTAGGGAAGACCCTGAAAATCCATGCTTTTTATGTGCCAAAATGAGAAGAGGAGTTCTTTATAATAAAATTGAAGAATTAGGATTTACAAAATTAGCCCTTGGACATCATTTTGATGATATTGTAGAGACTGCTCTTATTAATATGTTCTATGCCGGAACTATAAAAACTATGGTTCCTAAAGTTCCATCAACAAGTGGAAAATTATCAGTTATTAGACCAATGGCTTATATAAAAGAAGAAGATATTATTTCTTATACAAAAAGAAATAATATTCAAGCTATGGGTTGTGGATGTCCTGTAGAATCTGGAAAAACTGATTCTAAAAGAAAAGAGATAAAAAATCTTTTAAAAGAATTGGAGTCTAAAAATAAAAATATAAAACAAAGTATATTTAATTCATTAAAAAATATTAATCTTGATTTTATTATGGGTTATACTAGAGGAAATAAAAATGATAAAAATTAA
- the mglA gene encoding galactose/methyl galactoside ABC transporter ATP-binding protein MglA, producing MVDGKYLLEMENISKEFPGVKALDGVNLKVRPSSVHALMGENGAGKSTLMKCLFGIYKKDGGKISLDGKEINFVSAKDALENGVSMVHQELNQVTQRNVLDNIWLGRFPMKGLFVDEKKMYDDTVRIFKDLEINVDPRMKVADLSVSQRQMIEIAKAVSYNSKIIVMDEPTSSLTENEVEHLFKIINKLRKEGCGIIYISHKMEEIKKISDDITIMRDGKWVATESVKNLTTDQIINMMVGRDLTNRFPKKDNSVKEVILKVENLTALNQPSVKEASFELHKGEILGIAGLVGSKRTDVIETIFGVREKASGRIIINGKEVKNKNPKESIKNGFALVTEERRATGIFGMLDIKVNSIISNLDSYKTKVLGLLDNKKMIEDTKWVIDSMRVKTPNQGTQIGTLSGGNQQKVILGRWLLTQPDVLMLDEPTRGIDVGAKYEIYQLMIELAKKNKGIIMVSSEMPELLGVTDRILVMSNGRVAGIVKTSETTQEEILTLSAKYL from the coding sequence ATGGTAGATGGAAAATATTTATTAGAAATGGAAAATATTTCTAAAGAGTTTCCAGGAGTAAAAGCTCTTGATGGGGTAAATTTAAAAGTAAGACCTAGTAGTGTTCATGCTCTTATGGGTGAAAATGGAGCAGGAAAATCAACTCTTATGAAATGTTTATTTGGAATTTATAAAAAAGATGGTGGAAAAATATCTTTAGATGGAAAAGAAATAAACTTTGTATCAGCTAAAGATGCTTTAGAAAATGGAGTTTCAATGGTTCATCAGGAATTAAACCAAGTAACTCAAAGAAATGTTCTTGATAACATTTGGCTTGGAAGATTTCCTATGAAAGGTTTATTTGTAGATGAAAAGAAAATGTATGATGATACAGTAAGAATCTTTAAAGATTTAGAGATAAATGTAGACCCTCGTATGAAAGTTGCTGATTTATCAGTTTCACAAAGACAAATGATAGAAATAGCAAAAGCTGTGTCATATAATTCAAAAATAATAGTTATGGATGAACCAACTTCATCTTTAACAGAAAATGAAGTAGAACATTTATTTAAAATTATAAATAAATTAAGAAAAGAAGGATGTGGAATAATTTATATTTCTCACAAGATGGAAGAAATAAAAAAAATATCTGATGATATAACAATAATGAGAGATGGAAAATGGGTTGCTACAGAATCTGTTAAAAATTTAACAACTGACCAGATAATTAATATGATGGTTGGAAGAGATTTAACAAATCGTTTTCCTAAAAAAGACAATAGTGTAAAAGAAGTTATATTAAAAGTAGAAAATTTAACTGCATTAAATCAACCATCAGTAAAAGAAGCTTCTTTTGAATTACATAAAGGAGAAATTTTAGGAATAGCAGGACTTGTAGGTTCAAAAAGAACTGATGTAATAGAGACTATATTTGGTGTAAGAGAAAAAGCTTCAGGAAGAATAATCATAAATGGAAAAGAAGTAAAAAATAAAAATCCTAAAGAATCTATTAAAAATGGATTTGCTCTTGTTACAGAAGAGCGTAGAGCAACAGGAATATTTGGTATGCTAGATATTAAAGTAAACTCTATAATTTCAAATCTTGATTCTTATAAAACTAAAGTTTTAGGACTTTTAGATAATAAAAAAATGATAGAAGACACAAAATGGGTTATAGATAGTATGAGAGTTAAAACTCCAAATCAAGGGACACAAATAGGAACTCTTTCTGGAGGAAACCAACAAAAAGTTATATTAGGAAGATGGCTTTTAACACAACCTGATGTATTAATGTTAGATGAACCTACAAGAGGAATTGACGTAGGAGCTAAATATGAAATTTATCAATTAATGATAGAGTTAGCTAAAAAAAATAAAGGGATAATAATGGTTTCATCAGAAATGCCTGAACTTTTAGGGGTTACAGATAGAATTTTAGTAATGAGTAATGGAAGAGTTGCTGGAATAGTTAAGACAAGTGAAACTACACAAGAGGAAATTTTAACTCTTTCTGCAAAATATTTATAA
- a CDS encoding galactokinase, protein MKEIMLKKFIEVFGEKNNKEYFFTPGRVNLIGEHIDYNGGFVFPCALDFGTYAICSRREDNTFRMYSMNFEKDGIIEFTTDSLIKTNVWADYCKGIVDVLIKKGYKISKGADILLFGNIPNGAGLSSSASLEVLMGTIVNEINSLNIDMVEIVKVGQIAENQFIGVSCGIMDQFAVGMGKKDNAILLDCNTLKYEYVPFKLDGISIVIMNTNKRRGLADSKYNERRASCESALKDLQDNGVKINALCDMTLEKFEEVKHFIKSEEALVRVRHAVSENQRVLESVKSLQENDIEKFGKLMNASHVSLRDDYEVTGKELDSIVNAAWEAPGTVGARMTGAGFGGCAVALVKNESINDFIKFVEEKYTKETGLVPAFYVANVGDGSKKLGDI, encoded by the coding sequence ATAAAAGAAATTATGTTAAAAAAATTCATAGAAGTTTTTGGAGAAAAAAATAATAAAGAATATTTTTTCACTCCTGGAAGAGTTAATTTAATTGGAGAACATATTGACTACAATGGAGGTTTTGTTTTCCCTTGTGCACTAGATTTTGGTACATATGCTATCTGTAGTAGAAGAGAAGACAATACTTTTAGAATGTATTCTATGAATTTTGAAAAAGATGGAATTATTGAATTTACCACAGATTCTCTAATAAAAACTAATGTTTGGGCTGATTATTGTAAAGGAATTGTAGATGTATTAATTAAAAAAGGATATAAAATTTCAAAAGGAGCTGATATTCTTTTATTTGGTAATATTCCTAATGGTGCTGGACTTTCATCATCTGCTTCTTTAGAAGTTTTAATGGGAACTATTGTCAACGAAATCAATTCATTAAATATTGATATGGTTGAAATTGTTAAAGTTGGTCAAATAGCTGAAAATCAATTTATTGGAGTTAGTTGTGGTATTATGGACCAATTCGCTGTTGGAATGGGTAAAAAAGACAACGCAATTCTTCTAGATTGTAATACTTTAAAATATGAGTATGTTCCTTTCAAATTAGATGGTATCTCTATAGTTATTATGAATACTAATAAAAGAAGAGGACTTGCTGATTCAAAATATAATGAAAGAAGAGCTTCTTGCGAAAGTGCTTTAAAAGATTTACAAGATAATGGTGTAAAAATAAATGCTCTTTGTGATATGACATTAGAAAAATTTGAAGAAGTTAAACATTTTATAAAATCTGAAGAAGCTTTAGTAAGAGTAAGACATGCTGTATCTGAAAATCAAAGAGTATTAGAAAGTGTAAAAAGTTTACAAGAAAATGATATTGAAAAATTTGGAAAATTAATGAATGCTTCTCATGTTTCTCTTAGAGACGATTATGAAGTAACAGGAAAAGAATTAGATTCTATAGTTAATGCTGCTTGGGAAGCACCAGGAACAGTAGGAGCTAGAATGACTGGAGCTGGATTTGGTGGTTGTGCTGTAGCTCTTGTTAAAAATGAGTCTATTAATGACTTTATTAAATTTGTTGAAGAAAAATATACAAAAGAAACAGGACTTGTTCCAGCTTTCTATGTAGCTAATGTTGGAGATGGTTCTAAAAAGTTAGGTGATATATAA